The Breoghania sp. L-A4 sequence GCTGGCTCTCGACGAAGTCACCAAAACCGTCACGGGAAATGATATGCACTTCACCGGCCGCCGCCGGCGTTGCCAACAGCAGCAGTGCTCCCATCGTGTGAACAAGCTTTTGCATCGTCACTGGCTCCAATCGCGGTTGCAACAGTCGCGGAAGGTGACGTATGGCCGCGAGGAATTGTATCCACTCGAAACCTGAATACACAGACACACATTTAGGGCTCAATAAATTGAGCCAGCGAAGTTGATAAAAATTTTAGTGAATATCGTGCTGCAATCAATCTGACTTCGTGCCGTCCGAGATCGCCGAATGTCTGCGCGCTGTGCACGGTCGGCGCGCCGCGGCGTGCGATCGCAAAATGGACAAGGCCCACGGGCTTCTCCCGCGAGCCGCCGCCGGGGCCGGCTATGCCGGTGATCGAAACGGCGGCGTCTGCGCGCGACTTACCAAGCGCGCCTTGCGCCATGGCGCGCGCCACGGGCTCGCTGACGGCTCCGTGCTCCGCGATCAACTCTGGCGCGACGCCGAGCATCGCTGACTTGGCTTCGTTGGAATAGGTGACAAAGCCGCAATCGAGAACGGCGGATGAGCCTGCGATGTCGGTGATCGCGGCCGCAACCATGCCGCCGGTGCAGGATTCCGCCGTCGCGACAAGCAGACCGAGGCTGCTGGCCGCGTCCAACAGTTCCCGCGCCAAGGCCTGCAAGGACATGTCCCCGATCTGGACGCTTGTCATGATCACTTCCTTTCCCGGTTCCGTCGGCGTGTCAGCGTCAAGCGGTGGCATCGGAGCCTGCGTCATCATCGCCGAGCGGCAGGCGCACTGTCGCGGTGGCCATGGCGGCGATTCCCTCCCGCCGGCCAGTGAATCCCAAGCTTTCGGAGGTCGTCGCCTTGACGGCGATGCGCTGGACCGGCAGGCCGCAGATGGCGGCGATCCGGGCGCGCATGGCGTCGCGATGCGG is a genomic window containing:
- a CDS encoding CinA family protein; translation: MSLQALARELLDAASSLGLLVATAESCTGGMVAAAITDIAGSSAVLDCGFVTYSNEAKSAMLGVAPELIAEHGAVSEPVARAMAQGALGKSRADAAVSITGIAGPGGGSREKPVGLVHFAIARRGAPTVHSAQTFGDLGRHEVRLIAARYSLKFLSTSLAQFIEP